One Ananas comosus cultivar F153 linkage group 23, ASM154086v1, whole genome shotgun sequence genomic window carries:
- the LOC109728173 gene encoding LOW QUALITY PROTEIN: F-box/LRR-repeat protein 3-like (The sequence of the model RefSeq protein was modified relative to this genomic sequence to represent the inferred CDS: inserted 1 base in 1 codon) has translation MEEIGDRVTRIQTLTLDLFSNNPSPTPCPGSRSKKRPPSAEETSPFECLSEEILFLILDRLDESSLDKKAFSLVSRSFHAAESRHRXRANLLPSALSRYPSVSHLDLSLSPRVGDAALSAIAGALRSSLRSIDLSRSRLFSQIGLESLAVTCAGLVEIDLSNGTDLSDAAAAAIAKARNLERLWLARCKIMTDMGLGCIAVGCPKLRLLCLKWCLGVTDLGVGLVAVKCKKLRSLDLSYTMITKKCLPAVMQLPCLEDLALAGCLGINDQALLSLKQGCMSLGVLDVSNCQHVTHLGLSSILSRAPGLCQLNLVYFCPFTQSLASNLQKLSKLQSIRLDGCPVTSAGLKAIANSCTSLKELSLSKCSGVTDEGLSSVVVKHKTLMKLDITCCRNITDVSVANITSSCSALTSLRMESCGLVSNEAFRLIGQHCQLLEELDLTDNDVDDEGLKAISRCCKLSSLKIGICLNISDEGLVHVGESCPELRELDLYRSIGVTDKGVSAIASGCCNLQIINLAYCTEITDESLISLSTCYKLNTLEIRGCSRVTSTGLSAIALGCRQITELDLKKCFDVNDAGMLPLARYSQRLRQINLSYCSVTDVGLLVLASTSCLQSITILHLTGVTANGLVAALLSCGSLTKVKLHSSFKSLISQPLLKHIEARGCLLQWVDKPFQQIEMEPNEVWKQQSQDVLVH, from the exons ATGGAGGAGATCGGCGATCGCGTCACCAGAATCCAAACCCTAACGTTGGATCTCTTCTCCAACAATCCTAGTCCGACTCCGTGCCCTGGATCTCGATCGAAGAAGCGGCCCCCATCCGCGGAGGAGACGAGCCCCTTCGAGTGTCTCTCGGAGGAGATCCTCTTCCTAATCCTGGATCGCCTCGACGAGAGCTCCCTCGACAAGAAGGCCTTCTCCCTCGTCTCCCGCTCCTTCCACGCCGCCGAGTCCCGCCACC CGCGCGCCAATCTCCTCCCCTCCGCGCTCTCCCGGTACCCTTCCGTCTCCCacctcgatctctctctctctcctcgcgtCGGCGACGCCGCGCTCTCCGCCATTGCCGGAGCTCTTCGGTCGTCGCTGCGATCGATCGACCTCTCGCGGTCGAGATTGTTCTCCCAAATCGGGCTCGAGAGCCTCGCAGTTACGTGCGCGGGTTTGGTCGAGATCGATCTCTCGAACGGCACGGATCTGAGCGATGCGGCGGCCGCGGCGATCGCAAAGGCGAGGAATTTAGAGAGGCTGTGGCTCGCGAGGTGCAAGATAATGACGGATATGGGGCTCGGGTGCATCGCCGTGGGGTGCCCGAAGCTGAGGTTGCTCTGCTTGAAGTGGTGCCTCGGGGTGACGGATTTGGGGGTCGGGTTGGTTGCGGTGAAGTGTAAGAAGCTTCGGAGTTTGGATCTCTCCTACACCATG ATCACAAAGAAGTGCCTTCCTGCTGTCATGCAATTACCATGTCTTGAAGATTTAGCTTTAGCTGGATGTCTTGGAATAAATGATCAGGCACTTTTGAGTCTTAAACAGGGATGCATGTCATTAGGG GTACTTGATGTTTCAAACTGTCAGCATGTCACTCATCTTGGATTATCTTCAATATTAAGTAGAGCTCCGGGTTTATGCCAACTAAATTTAGTGTACTTCTGTCCT TTTACTCAATCTCTGGCCAGCAACTTACAGAAACTCTCGAAACTGCAGTCAATCAGACTAGATGGCTGCCCAGTCACGTCAGCTGGATTAAAGGCCATTGCTAACTCTTGCACATCTCTGAAGGAGCTTAGCTTGAGCAAATGCTCAGGAGTAACTGATGAAGGTCTCTCATCTGTCGTTGTGAAACACAAGACCTTGATGAAGCTAGACATTACATGCTGTCGAAATATTACTGATGTGTCAGTAGCCAACATCACTAGTTCTTGCTCTGCTCTCACGTCTTTAAGGATGGAATCTTGTGGCCTGGTTTCTAATGAGGCATTTCGTCTGATTGGGCAGCATTGTCAACTCTTGGAAGAACTAGACCTCACTGATAATGACGTCGATGATGAAG GGCTTAAAGCTATTTCTCGTTGTTGCAAACTTTCTAGTTTGAAAATTGGCATATGCTTGAATATCAGCGATGAAGGTCTTGTTCATGTTGGGGAATCTTGTCCAGAACTCCGGGAGCTTGATTTGTACAG GTCTATTGGAGTAACTGACAAGGGTGTTTCAGCTATAGCTAGTGGTTGCTGTAATTTGCAAATAATCAATTTGGCATATTGCACAGAAATAACGGATGAGTCGCTAATATCGCTGTCGACATGCTACAAATTAAACACACTGGAGATACGAGGTTGTTCTCGGGTCACATCTACTGGCCTCTCAGCTATAGCTCTTGGGTGCCGACAAATCACCGAGCTTGACCTCAAGAAATGCTTTGATGTTAACGATGCTGGAATGCTTCCTCTTGCACGCTACTCCCAGCGCCTCCGTCAG ATAAATTTGTCCTACTGTTCGGTAACGGATGTCGGTCTTCTGGTGCTTGCTAGCACGAGCTGCCTTCAGAGCATTACCATTTTGCATTTAACTGGCGTGACGGCGAATGGCCTTGTAGCTGCTCTACTGAGTTGTGGAAGTTTGACAAAAGTTAAACTTCATTCGTCTTTTAAATCCTTAATTTCTCAACCTCTCCTCAAACACATTGAAGCCCGTGGATGTTTGTTGCAGTGGGTCGATAAGCCTTTTCAG CAGATTGAAATGGAACCAAATGAAGTTTGGAAGCAGCAATCACAAGACGTGCTTGTACACtag
- the LOC109728302 gene encoding copper transport protein CCH, giving the protein MALVELKVGMHCEKCIKAIKKAIKKIDEMETYHLDSESNKVTVTGNVTPEEVIKALQKIGKSATSWSED; this is encoded by the exons ATGGCT TTGGTAGAGTTGAAGGTCGGAATGCACTGCGAGAAGTGCATCAAGGCAATCAAGAAAGCAATCAAGAAAATTGATG AAATGGAGACTTATCATCTGGACTCAGAGAGCAACAAGGTGACTGTAACAGGGAATGTTACACCTGAAGAAGTAATAAAGGCCCTTCAAAAGATTGGAAAGAGTGCAACTTCTTGGAGTGAGGATTAA